The following coding sequences lie in one Mycobacterium sp. Z3061 genomic window:
- a CDS encoding DUF58 domain-containing protein, whose protein sequence is MILTGRTGLLALVCVLPIAVSPWPARAFAILLAVLAILVSIDVMLAASPRRLRFTRSPNGSVRLGQPVDAGLAIHNDGRRRFRGQVRDAWPPSARGEPRTHRLSIASGQSQQVHTHLRPVRRGDQRAALVTARSIGPLGFAGRQSSQRVPGQMRVLPPFLSRKHLPSRLARLREIDGLLPTLIRGQGTEFDSLREYVVGDDVRSIDWRASARRSDVMVRTWRPERDRRVVIVLDTGRMAAGRVGVDPTAADPAGWPRLDWAMDAALLLAALASRAGDHVDFLAHDRVSRAAVFGASRTELLAQLVDAMAPLQPALIESDWRAMVAAILRRTRRRSLVVLLTDLNSTALDEGLLPMIPQLSAKHHVLVAAVSDPRVDELAAGRSDAAAVYDAAAAERSRNERRAIASRLRRSGVEVVDAPPTDIAPSLADRYLAMKATGQL, encoded by the coding sequence GTGATCCTCACCGGCCGCACCGGACTGCTCGCGCTCGTCTGCGTCCTGCCGATCGCGGTATCACCATGGCCGGCAAGGGCTTTCGCGATCCTTCTGGCTGTGTTGGCGATTCTGGTCAGCATTGACGTGATGCTGGCCGCCAGTCCCCGCCGGCTGCGCTTCACCCGATCGCCCAACGGTTCGGTCCGGTTGGGTCAACCTGTGGACGCGGGTCTGGCTATCCACAACGACGGCCGCCGCCGCTTCCGCGGCCAGGTGCGCGATGCGTGGCCGCCCAGTGCCCGGGGCGAGCCGCGTACCCACCGTTTGAGCATCGCGTCCGGGCAGAGCCAGCAGGTGCACACGCACCTACGGCCGGTTCGGCGCGGCGATCAACGCGCCGCGCTGGTGACGGCGCGCTCCATCGGGCCGCTGGGTTTCGCGGGCCGGCAGAGTTCGCAACGGGTGCCCGGCCAGATGCGGGTGTTGCCGCCTTTCCTGTCCCGCAAGCACCTGCCGTCGCGCCTGGCGAGGCTGCGGGAGATCGACGGACTGCTACCGACGCTGATCCGGGGGCAGGGCACCGAATTCGATTCGCTGCGTGAGTATGTCGTCGGTGACGACGTTCGCTCGATCGACTGGCGGGCCAGCGCCCGGCGCAGCGACGTCATGGTCCGCACCTGGCGGCCCGAACGGGATCGGCGCGTGGTGATCGTGCTCGACACCGGACGGATGGCGGCCGGACGCGTCGGTGTCGACCCCACGGCGGCCGACCCGGCCGGCTGGCCCCGACTGGACTGGGCGATGGACGCCGCGCTGTTGTTGGCGGCGTTGGCATCTCGCGCCGGTGACCACGTCGACTTCCTGGCTCATGACCGGGTGAGCCGGGCCGCCGTTTTCGGTGCGTCGCGTACCGAACTGCTTGCCCAACTGGTCGACGCGATGGCCCCGCTGCAACCGGCGCTCATCGAATCCGATTGGCGGGCAATGGTTGCCGCGATTCTGCGGCGGACCCGGCGGCGGTCGCTGGTGGTGTTGCTCACCGACCTGAACTCGACCGCCCTCGACGAGGGCTTGCTGCCGATGATTCCGCAGTTGTCGGCCAAGCACCATGTGCTGGTTGCCGCCGTGTCCGACCCACGCGTCGACGAACTCGCGGCCGGGCGCAGCGACGCGGCCGCGGTGTACGACGCGGCGGCGGCCGAACGGTCCCGCAACGAGCGGCGGGCCATCGCCTCGCGGCTGCGGCGCAGCGGGGTGGAAGTCGTCGACGCACCACCCACCGACATCGCACCCAGCCTCGCCGACCGCTATCTGGCCATGAAGGCGACCGGGCAGCTCTGA
- a CDS encoding stage II sporulation protein M — translation MDVDAFLLTHRGTWDRLDQLIKKRRSLTGAEIDELVELYQRVSTHLSILRSVSSDSLITGRLSSLVARARSAVTGAHAPLTSTFVRFWTVSFPVVAYRSWRWWSATAVAFFAVVVVMAFWVAGSPEVQSVVGTPADIDQLINHDVESYYSEHPAGAFALQVWVNNSWVAAKCIAMSVVLGVPIPFVLFQNAANVGVIAGLMFPAGKGGLLLGLLLPHGLLELTAVFLAAAVGMRLGWSVISPGDRPRGQVLAEEGRGVVSVAVGLVGVLLVSGLIEAMVTPSPLPTFARIAIGVLAEAAFLAYIVYFGRRGVAAGETGDIEDAPDYVPTG, via the coding sequence GTGGACGTCGACGCGTTCCTGCTCACCCATCGAGGCACCTGGGACCGGCTCGACCAGTTGATCAAGAAGCGGCGTTCGCTGACGGGCGCCGAGATCGATGAACTCGTCGAGCTGTATCAGCGGGTGTCCACGCATCTGTCGATCCTGCGGTCGGTGTCGTCGGATTCGCTGATCACCGGCCGGCTGTCCAGCCTGGTGGCGCGAGCCCGGTCCGCGGTCACCGGCGCCCATGCCCCCTTGACCAGTACCTTCGTCCGCTTCTGGACAGTGTCCTTTCCGGTGGTCGCCTACCGTTCCTGGCGATGGTGGTCAGCGACGGCCGTGGCGTTCTTCGCGGTGGTCGTGGTCATGGCGTTCTGGGTGGCCGGCAGTCCCGAGGTGCAGTCGGTCGTCGGGACGCCGGCTGACATCGACCAACTCATCAACCACGACGTGGAGTCTTACTACAGCGAGCACCCCGCCGGGGCGTTCGCCCTGCAGGTCTGGGTGAACAACTCGTGGGTGGCTGCCAAATGCATCGCGATGTCGGTGGTGCTCGGTGTGCCGATACCGTTCGTGCTGTTCCAGAACGCCGCCAACGTGGGGGTCATCGCCGGTCTGATGTTCCCGGCGGGCAAGGGTGGCTTGCTGCTGGGTTTGCTGCTGCCGCACGGCCTGCTGGAGCTGACGGCGGTGTTCCTGGCCGCCGCCGTGGGGATGCGGTTGGGGTGGTCGGTGATTTCGCCCGGTGATCGGCCGCGTGGCCAGGTTCTGGCCGAGGAAGGCCGCGGCGTGGTCTCGGTTGCCGTGGGACTGGTGGGGGTGTTGCTGGTGTCGGGGTTGATCGAAGCGATGGTGACGCCGTCGCCGTTGCCGACGTTCGCGCGTATCGCCATCGGCGTCCTTGCCGAGGCGGCGTTCCTGGCCTACATCGTCTACTTCGGACGCCGGGGTGTTGCTGCCGGTGAGACCGGCGATATCGAGGACGCCCCGGACTACGTCCCCACCGGGTAG
- a CDS encoding RDD family protein codes for MSEVVTGDAVVLDVQIAQLPVRAISAIIDLTVVFIAYIVGVMLWAASLSQLDEALTVAFLIIFTVLAMVGYPVAIEMATRGRSVGKIVMGLRVVSDDGGPERFRQALFRALAAVVEIWMLLGSPAVICSVLSPKAKRVGDIFAGTVVVSERGPRISPPPVMPPALAGWAASLQLSGLTTGQAEVARQFLSRAHQLDPALRDQMAYRIASDVVSHIAPPPPPGVPPQLVLAAVLAERHRRELARLRPAPAPGWPQQQGWPNYQPPAPGWTPTPESPPQNPEPGGFSLPS; via the coding sequence ATGTCGGAGGTGGTGACCGGGGACGCCGTGGTGCTCGACGTCCAGATAGCCCAGCTACCGGTGCGCGCAATCAGCGCGATCATCGACCTCACCGTCGTCTTCATCGCCTACATCGTGGGAGTGATGCTGTGGGCGGCCTCCCTCTCCCAGTTGGACGAGGCCCTGACCGTCGCCTTCTTGATCATTTTCACCGTGCTGGCCATGGTCGGTTACCCGGTGGCCATCGAGATGGCGACCCGGGGTCGCTCGGTCGGCAAGATCGTGATGGGTCTGCGGGTCGTCTCCGACGACGGTGGCCCGGAACGGTTCCGGCAGGCGCTGTTCCGCGCGCTGGCCGCCGTGGTGGAGATCTGGATGCTGCTCGGCAGCCCCGCGGTGATCTGCAGCGTGCTCTCGCCGAAGGCCAAGCGGGTCGGCGACATATTCGCCGGCACCGTGGTGGTCAGCGAACGCGGACCACGGATCAGTCCGCCGCCGGTGATGCCACCGGCACTGGCCGGGTGGGCGGCGTCATTGCAACTGTCCGGACTGACCACCGGCCAGGCCGAAGTGGCCCGGCAATTCCTGTCGCGGGCGCATCAACTCGACCCGGCGCTGCGCGATCAAATGGCTTATCGGATTGCCAGTGACGTGGTGTCGCATATCGCGCCGCCGCCTCCGCCGGGCGTACCGCCGCAGCTGGTCCTGGCCGCGGTGCTCGCCGAGCGGCACCGGCGGGAACTCGCTCGCCTGCGCCCAGCACCCGCGCCGGGCTGGCCTCAGCAGCAGGGTTGGCCGAACTACCAGCCGCCGGCACCGGGCTGGACTCCCACTCCCGAGTCGCCCCCGCAGAACCCCGAACCCGGCGGCTTCTCCTTACCCAGTTAG
- a CDS encoding PadR family transcriptional regulator: MNTLFTPPTGPFGPRPGFGFGPGARRQARREFFENLREQAGEHGGPMGFGPGFGPGFGPGFGPGFGFGPGGRGGRRGGRGRRGDVRAAILVLLNERPMHGYEMIQQIAERSNGIWKPSPGSVYPTLQLLDDEGLINASETDGSKKLFELTDDGRTEAAKVETPPWDEIAEGVDPGHLNLRSAARQLFGAVGQSAHAASAEQQQRIVDVLNNARREIYGILGED, translated from the coding sequence ATGAACACCCTTTTCACCCCACCCACCGGGCCCTTCGGCCCACGCCCCGGTTTCGGCTTCGGCCCCGGCGCTCGGCGCCAGGCCCGCCGGGAATTCTTCGAGAACTTGCGCGAGCAGGCGGGCGAGCACGGCGGCCCCATGGGCTTCGGACCCGGTTTCGGCCCCGGATTCGGGCCCGGGTTCGGCCCCGGCTTCGGATTCGGCCCGGGTGGCCGCGGCGGACGCCGTGGCGGCCGGGGCCGGCGCGGTGACGTGCGCGCCGCCATCCTGGTGCTGCTCAACGAGCGGCCCATGCACGGCTACGAGATGATTCAGCAGATCGCCGAACGCAGCAACGGAATCTGGAAGCCGAGCCCCGGTTCGGTGTACCCGACCCTGCAGCTGCTGGACGACGAGGGGCTGATCAACGCCAGCGAAACAGACGGCAGCAAGAAGCTGTTCGAGCTGACCGACGACGGTCGCACCGAGGCGGCGAAGGTCGAGACCCCGCCGTGGGACGAGATCGCCGAAGGCGTGGACCCGGGACACCTGAATCTCCGCAGCGCCGCCCGCCAGCTCTTCGGCGCCGTCGGGCAGTCGGCCCACGCGGCCAGTGCTGAGCAGCAGCAACGCATCGTCGACGTGCTCAACAACGCGCGTCGGGAGATCTACGGCATCCTCGGCGAGGACTGA
- the glpK gene encoding glycerol kinase GlpK, with protein MSNATLGEAELAESPEFIAAIDQGTTSTRCMIFDHDGAEVARHQLEHDQILPRAGWVEHNPVEIWERTASVLMSVLNASNISSKDIAALGITNQRETTLVWNRRTGRPYYNAIVWQDTRTDRIASALDRDGRGDVIRRKAGLPPATYFSGGKLQWILENVDGVRAAAEKGDALFGTPDTWVLWNLTGGPRGGVHVTDVTNASRTMLMNLETLDWDDELLSFFSIPREMLPKIEPSSPLQPYGVTSDTGPFGGEVPITGVLGDQHAAMVGQVCLDAGEAKNTYGTGNFLLLNTGETIVRSQNGLLTTVCYQFGDAKPVYALEGSIAVTGSAVQWLRDQLGIISGASQSESLARQVADNGGVYFVPAFSGLFAPYWRSDARGAIVGLSRFNTNAHLARATLEAICYQSRDVVDAMQADSGVSLEVLKVDGGITSNELCMQIQADVLGVDVVRPVVAETTALGAAYAAGLAVGFWAGPSELRANWQEDKRWTPDWDDDQRAAGYAGWRKAVQRTLDWVDVS; from the coding sequence GTGTCCAACGCCACCCTAGGAGAGGCCGAGTTGGCTGAGTCGCCGGAATTCATCGCAGCCATCGACCAGGGCACCACCAGTACTCGCTGCATGATCTTCGATCACGACGGCGCCGAGGTGGCCCGTCATCAACTCGAGCACGATCAGATCCTGCCGCGGGCCGGCTGGGTCGAACACAACCCGGTGGAGATCTGGGAGCGCACCGCGTCGGTGCTGATGTCCGTGCTGAACGCCAGCAACATATCTTCGAAAGATATTGCGGCACTCGGGATCACCAACCAGCGGGAGACGACGCTGGTATGGAATAGGCGTACCGGAAGACCCTATTACAACGCGATCGTCTGGCAGGACACCCGGACCGATCGGATCGCGTCCGCGCTGGACCGGGACGGTCGCGGCGACGTGATCCGGCGCAAGGCAGGTCTGCCGCCGGCCACTTACTTCTCCGGCGGCAAGCTGCAGTGGATCCTGGAGAACGTCGACGGGGTGCGCGCGGCCGCGGAAAAGGGTGACGCGCTGTTCGGCACCCCAGACACCTGGGTGTTGTGGAATCTGACCGGCGGCCCGCGTGGTGGCGTGCACGTCACCGATGTGACCAATGCCAGCCGGACCATGCTGATGAACCTGGAGACGCTGGACTGGGACGACGAATTGCTGTCGTTCTTCTCCATCCCGCGGGAGATGCTGCCCAAGATCGAGCCGTCGTCGCCTCTGCAGCCCTACGGCGTGACGTCTGATACCGGCCCCTTCGGCGGTGAGGTCCCGATCACCGGTGTCCTGGGTGACCAGCATGCGGCCATGGTCGGCCAGGTCTGCCTGGACGCCGGCGAGGCGAAGAACACCTACGGCACCGGTAACTTCCTGCTGCTGAACACCGGCGAGACGATCGTGCGGTCCCAGAACGGGCTGCTCACCACGGTGTGTTACCAGTTCGGGGACGCCAAGCCCGTGTACGCCCTGGAGGGCTCGATCGCGGTGACGGGCTCCGCGGTGCAGTGGTTACGCGACCAGTTGGGCATCATCAGCGGCGCCTCGCAGAGCGAGTCGCTGGCACGACAGGTCGCCGACAACGGCGGGGTGTACTTCGTACCGGCGTTCTCCGGGCTGTTCGCGCCCTATTGGCGATCCGACGCCCGCGGGGCGATCGTCGGGCTGTCCCGGTTCAACACCAACGCGCACCTCGCGCGGGCCACGCTGGAGGCGATCTGTTACCAGAGCCGCGACGTGGTGGACGCCATGCAGGCCGACTCCGGAGTAAGCCTCGAGGTCTTGAAGGTCGACGGCGGAATCACCAGCAACGAGTTGTGCATGCAGATTCAGGCCGACGTGCTGGGTGTGGACGTGGTGCGGCCGGTGGTCGCCGAGACGACCGCGCTCGGTGCCGCCTACGCGGCGGGCCTGGCCGTCGGATTCTGGGCCGGCCCGTCCGAGCTGCGGGCCAACTGGCAGGAGGACAAGCGCTGGACGCCCGATTGGGACGACGACCAGCGCGCCGCCGGATATGCGGGCTGGCGCAAGGCGGTGCAGCGGACCCTGGACTGGGTCGACGTGTCCTGA
- a CDS encoding glutamate-cysteine ligase family protein: MGEEVKRTTYDRAHRREYRRKVRVCLDVFETMLSRTSFDSEHPLTGMEIECNLVDAEYQPAMSNRYVLDAIGDPAYQTELGAYNIEFNVPPRPLPGHTTLDLEKDVRASLNDAELKANASGSHIVMIGILPTLMPKHLSEGWMSESNRYAALNESILEGRGEDIPINIAGPEPLSWQAASIAPESACTSMQLHLQVAPEDFAANWNAAQALAGPQLALAANSPFFFGHHLWAETRIELFAQSTDTRPEELKTQGVRPRVWFGERWIASAVDLFKENIKYFPSLLPELSDEDPVAELTAGRTPRLAELRLHNGTVYRWNRPVYDVSDGRPQLRLENRVLPAGPSVVDMLANSAFYYGMLRTMSEAEQPVWSQMGFPVAHRNFLDAAQQGIDAQQHWPGVGEVSTQKLVLDTLLPMAHEGLRRWGVDVEVRDRFLGVIEGRARTGRNGASWQVATVRTLQDAGMTRPRALAEMLRRYCEHMHANEPVHTWPVRRPD, from the coding sequence GTGGGCGAAGAGGTCAAGCGCACCACGTATGACCGCGCACATCGGCGGGAGTACCGGCGCAAAGTGCGGGTGTGTCTCGACGTCTTCGAGACAATGCTCTCGCGTACCAGCTTCGATTCGGAGCACCCGCTCACCGGCATGGAAATCGAATGCAACCTGGTCGACGCCGAATACCAGCCGGCGATGTCGAACCGGTACGTGCTGGACGCCATCGGCGATCCCGCATATCAGACCGAATTGGGCGCCTACAACATCGAATTCAATGTGCCGCCGCGCCCGCTACCCGGACACACCACGCTGGACCTGGAGAAGGACGTACGAGCCAGCCTCAACGACGCCGAACTCAAGGCCAACGCCAGTGGTTCGCACATCGTCATGATCGGCATCCTGCCCACCCTGATGCCCAAGCATCTGTCGGAGGGCTGGATGAGCGAGTCGAACCGGTACGCAGCCCTCAACGAGTCGATCTTGGAGGGCCGCGGGGAGGACATCCCCATCAACATCGCCGGCCCCGAACCCCTGAGCTGGCAGGCCGCTTCCATCGCGCCCGAATCCGCTTGCACCAGCATGCAATTGCACCTGCAAGTGGCTCCAGAAGACTTCGCCGCCAACTGGAACGCGGCGCAGGCGCTGGCTGGCCCGCAACTCGCGCTGGCCGCGAACTCACCCTTTTTCTTCGGCCATCACCTGTGGGCGGAGACCCGCATCGAACTGTTCGCCCAGTCCACCGACACCCGCCCCGAAGAACTGAAAACTCAGGGCGTCCGGCCGCGAGTCTGGTTCGGCGAGCGCTGGATCGCCTCGGCCGTCGACCTGTTCAAGGAGAACATCAAGTACTTCCCGTCACTGCTGCCGGAACTGTCCGATGAGGATCCTGTCGCGGAACTGACGGCGGGACGCACACCGCGCCTGGCCGAACTGCGTCTGCACAACGGCACCGTGTACCGGTGGAACCGGCCGGTGTACGACGTCTCCGACGGCCGCCCGCAGTTGCGCCTGGAGAACCGGGTACTGCCGGCCGGACCGAGTGTCGTTGACATGCTTGCGAATTCAGCGTTCTACTACGGAATGCTGCGGACCATGTCCGAAGCCGAACAGCCGGTGTGGTCGCAGATGGGTTTTCCGGTGGCGCACCGTAATTTCCTGGACGCCGCTCAACAAGGCATAGACGCGCAGCAGCACTGGCCGGGTGTCGGCGAGGTGAGCACCCAGAAACTGGTGCTGGACACGCTGTTGCCGATGGCCCACGAGGGCTTACGGCGCTGGGGCGTAGATGTCGAAGTCCGCGACCGCTTCCTGGGCGTCATCGAGGGCCGGGCCAGAACCGGGCGCAACGGAGCCAGTTGGCAGGTAGCCACCGTCCGCACACTGCAGGACGCGGGCATGACCCGGCCCCGGGCCCTGGCCGAGATGCTGCGCCGCTACTGCGAGCACATGCACGCCAATGAACCGGTGCACACGTGGCCCGTTCGCAGGCCCGACTAG
- a CDS encoding VOC family protein, whose product MLKIASAHLWVHDQEAALKYWTEKVGMEVRQDVSLPGLDFRWLTVGPPGQDDVSIVLMAIPGEPVMDEATHQQVAEVMAKGFAGTVFLTTEDCAATYREMKSRGVEFTEDPHEMPYGIDCGFRDPSGNSVRLTQLAEMG is encoded by the coding sequence ATGCTCAAGATTGCCAGCGCCCACCTCTGGGTGCACGACCAGGAAGCCGCCCTGAAGTACTGGACCGAAAAGGTGGGTATGGAAGTGCGGCAAGATGTTTCGCTGCCCGGCCTGGATTTCCGGTGGCTCACCGTGGGTCCTCCCGGCCAGGACGACGTGTCCATCGTGTTGATGGCGATTCCGGGTGAGCCGGTGATGGACGAGGCGACCCATCAGCAGGTCGCCGAGGTGATGGCGAAGGGTTTCGCCGGCACGGTGTTTCTCACCACCGAGGACTGCGCGGCCACCTACCGCGAAATGAAGTCCCGCGGAGTGGAATTCACTGAAGACCCGCATGAGATGCCGTATGGCATCGACTGCGGGTTCCGCGACCCGTCCGGCAACAGCGTGCGGTTGACGCAATTGGCCGAGATGGGCTAG
- a CDS encoding AraC family transcriptional regulator → MPQLPPARYLLRAKDFADARYAEPITVDDLAAAAGLSRSHFSRMFTRTFGESPRSYLQTRRLERAAALLRHTDRSVADIAVMVGLRSVGSFTTSFARVYGLPPAAYRASLRPASVHARVPSCILARDTRPPADSRVKTAHGEKTHGPAGS, encoded by the coding sequence ATGCCGCAGCTGCCGCCGGCCCGCTATCTGCTACGCGCGAAGGATTTCGCCGACGCCCGCTACGCCGAGCCGATCACGGTGGACGACCTGGCCGCGGCCGCGGGCCTGTCCCGTTCGCACTTCAGCCGGATGTTCACCCGCACCTTCGGTGAGTCGCCGCGCTCGTACCTGCAGACACGCCGGCTGGAGCGGGCGGCGGCGCTGCTGCGCCACACCGATCGGTCCGTCGCCGACATCGCCGTCATGGTGGGTCTGCGCAGCGTCGGTTCGTTCACAACGAGTTTCGCCCGCGTCTACGGCCTGCCGCCGGCCGCCTACCGGGCGAGCCTCCGGCCTGCGTCGGTGCACGCGCGGGTGCCGAGTTGCATCCTCGCGCGCGACACCCGCCCGCCCGCCGACAGTCGGGTCAAGACAGCACACGGGGAGAAGACGCACGGACCGGCCGGGTCGTAG
- a CDS encoding class I SAM-dependent methyltransferase, with translation MTEQVMDWDDAYQEKVFQAPPPWNIGEPQPDLAALIAAGKVRGDVLDAGCGVAELSLTLAAGGYTVVGIDNSPTAIAEATKAARERGLTTATFVVDDITKFSGHDGRFGTVIDSTLFHSLPVEDRDAYLQAIHRAAAPGAGYFALVFAKGAFPAEAPYRPNEVDEQELRSAVSKYWEVDEIRPAAIHGNIPQLPDIPELPEGSPHRVDDKGRVMMPAYLLSAHKADQ, from the coding sequence ATGACGGAGCAGGTGATGGACTGGGACGACGCGTACCAGGAGAAGGTCTTCCAGGCGCCGCCGCCGTGGAACATCGGAGAACCGCAGCCTGACTTGGCCGCGCTGATCGCCGCCGGAAAGGTCCGCGGTGACGTGCTGGACGCCGGATGCGGCGTCGCGGAATTGTCACTCACGCTGGCGGCCGGTGGTTATACCGTTGTCGGTATTGACAATTCGCCTACAGCGATTGCCGAGGCGACGAAAGCCGCGCGCGAGCGCGGGCTCACCACGGCCACTTTTGTCGTGGACGACATCACGAAGTTCTCCGGTCACGACGGCCGATTCGGAACGGTGATCGACAGCACGCTGTTCCACTCACTGCCGGTCGAGGACCGCGACGCCTACCTGCAGGCGATTCACCGGGCTGCCGCACCCGGCGCCGGCTACTTCGCCCTGGTGTTCGCCAAGGGCGCTTTCCCGGCCGAGGCCCCGTACCGGCCCAACGAGGTCGACGAGCAGGAACTACGTTCCGCCGTAAGCAAATACTGGGAGGTCGACGAGATTCGGCCCGCGGCGATCCATGGGAACATACCGCAGCTGCCGGATATCCCTGAGCTTCCCGAAGGGTCCCCGCACCGTGTCGACGACAAGGGCCGCGTGATGATGCCCGCCTATCTGCTGAGCGCGCACAAGGCGGATCAGTAG